A portion of the Lolium rigidum isolate FL_2022 chromosome 1, APGP_CSIRO_Lrig_0.1, whole genome shotgun sequence genome contains these proteins:
- the LOC124705466 gene encoding probable sugar phosphate/phosphate translocator At1g06470, with protein sequence MAEAGADAALAAAPAEVVSPRSTYFRQRSMHSPDLDRKAFDVENPPAPSAVCVGGLRPSESVAKLESLERAERAALAPAVVLKTGFYILVWYTFSTCLTLYNKTLLGDKLGKFPAPLLMNTVHFALQAALSKIILLFQAKGIDTAVDMSWKDYFMRVVPTALGTALDINLSNASLVFITVTFATMCKSASPIFLLLFAFAFRLESPSIKLLGIIVVISIGVLLTVARETDFDFWGFIFVTLAAVMSGFRWSMTQILLQKDSYGLKDPITLMSHVTPVMAIATMVLSLLLDPWSDFRKNTYFDNPWHVMRSILLMLIGGSLAFFMVLTEYILVSATSAITVTIAGVVKESVTILVAVFYFHDEFTWLKGVGLITIMIGVSLFNWYKYDKFKRGQINEDGVTSPSFSGDAKYIILDDSEYHDEFLDEDT encoded by the exons ATGGCCGAGGCGGGCGCGGACGCCGCCCTGGCCGCCGCGCCCGCGGAGGTCGTGTCCCCGCGATCCACCTACTTCCGGCAGCGGAGCATGCACAGCCCGGATCTGGACCGCAAGGCCTTCGACGTGGAGAACCCGCCGGCGCCCTCCGCCGTCTGCGTAGGCGGGCTCCGCCCCAGCGAGTCCGTCGCCAAGCTGGAGTCGCTGGAGCGGGCGGAGCGCGCCGCGCTGGCGCCGGCGGTCGTGCTCAAGACGGGCTTCTACATCCTCGTCTGGTACACCTTCAGCACCTGCCTCACCCT ATACAATAAGACGCTGCTGGGGGACAAGCTCGGCAAGTTCCCGGCGCCGCTGCTGATGAACACTGTGCACTTCGCGCTGCAGGCCGCGCTATCCAAGATCATCCTGCTCTTCCAGGCCAAGGGGATCGACACTGCGGTCGACATGAGCTGGAAGGATTACTTCATGAGAG TCGTCCCAACTGCTCTGGGAACCGCCTTGGACATCAACCTGAGCAACGCGTCTCTGGTGTTCATCACGGTCACGTTCGCTACCATG TGTAAATCAGCCTCGCCGATATTTCTTTTGCTATTCGCCTTTGCATTTAG GTTGGAGAGCCCCAGCATCAAGCTTCTAGGAATCATAGTCGTCATTTCTATTGGTGTTCTGTTGACAG TTGCCAGGGAGACCGACTTCGACTTCTGGGGCTTCATTTTTGTGACACTTGCTGCTGTTATGTCAGGATTCCGCTGGTCCATGACTCAGATTCTGTTGCAA AAAGATAGCTACG gcttaaaagatCCAATTACCCTGATGAGTCATGTTACCCCAGTGATGGCCATAGCCACCATGGTACTATCTCTCCTGTTGGATCCTTGGAGTGATTTTCGGAAGAATACATATTTTGATAACCCGTGGCACGTCATGCGCAGTATCTTACTTATGCTAATCGGAGGAAGCCTGGCCTTTTTCATG GTGTTGACGGAGTATATACTTGTTTCAGCAACAAGTGCCATAACCGTGACAATAGCTGGGGTAGTAAAAGAATCTGTAACAATCTTG GTTGCAGTATTTTATTTCCATGATGAATTTACTTGGTTGAAAGGGGTTGGTCTTATCACTATTATGATTGGTGTTAGCTTATTCAATTGGTACAA ATATGACAAATTCAAAAGGGGACAGATAAATGAGGATGGAGTCACTTCACCTTCATTTAGTGGAGATGCCAAATACATCATTCTAGATGACTCGGAATATCATGATGAATTTCTGGATGAAGATACATAA